The window ACCACTTAGTCAACACTGTTTCACAGGCCCACTATACGGAGGGGGATTACATCATCCGGCAAGGGACCACAGGGGACACCTTTTACATCATAAGCAAGGGACAGGTGAGATCTATGATGTGTGGGGCATTTGGGGCACGCTTCTTATAGTGGAGGTCGGTGGTATTCATTGTCAGGGGGGTTAACGTAACCAACAAAGCAGCACAGATGGGGCTAGAGAGACGACGGCTCCAGCGACAGCGACGAGGGGTGTGCCACCTGGGGCTCCAGGCACAGGTGAGAGGTCGTCGCCGCGGTAACGGGGCATTGCTTAACCCCTTCTGACGCACCGCAGGTCAAAGTGACAGAGAAGAAGACAGCCAGCGAGATGGTTGAACTGTCTACGCTCTCTCAAGGACATTGGTTTGGAGAGAAAGCTCTGAGAGGGTGAGTCAGAGAGCAATTATTTGCTTTCAAGTGCTGTTGTCAGGCTGTGCATAACATCCTACCACAGCATGCAACGTGTCATTTATCACGTAGCTTGAAATCCATAGAGACAAACCACAAACAAATCTTTTGTGAACGAATAGTTTGTTCAGAAAGAATCCCAAGGAGGTGACGAAGTGAAAGGAGTTGACACCCATAATCATCCACCCCGACACAACATCCCAAAACCAGAAATGTTGTTTTGATCAGTCCCAGTCACAATAATCATAGCCACACCGATCGTCAATGTCTAGAGTCACAGCTAGACAACATTTTTACTGTCTGCCTGATATTGATGTTTTTGTCCTGGCTCACCACTCTGAAAACAACGCTATTTCGTTTTGAGAGGCTTTCTATTTGCACccttctttctgtctccagAGACGACGTGAGAACAGTGAATGTGGTTGCCGCGGGAGATGTCACGTGCTTGGTAATAGACCGAGAGTGAGTAATTACTTGAGATTTCTGTGTGAGCATATTGCCTGACCATGTTCTCTTCcttacacctccccccccctttctgcaTCCATATCAGATTTCACAGATAGCCATAACATATATCCCCCTAACCAAATCACACGGTAGCAAATAAGAAGGAAACATGACCAGAGGTCTGAGTCATGTCGCATTTCCGACTGTTGACCTTCAGACATCTCCTCAGGTCGTTCAGACAGATCATTGGCGGCGTGGTGGACGACAGTAATGATGGCCAGGAAAGCATTGAATCAAAAGTCAAGTAGGTGCATTAGTATGTGCAGGGCTTTTGTTTGAGAGCAGACCTACGTGGGCATGGGAGACTAGCGACACGTCTGTGGTactgtgtgtgagcaggacCGAGGAGGAGGATGCTGTCCTTTCCAACGCCACACTCAGTGATTTCCAGgtcatctgtaatttaggagtGGGGGAGATCGGCCACGTGGACCTGGTGAGTCAGGGCCGCATCCAGGAGCTGTCAGACACCGTGTCCAATCAAAATCACAGACTCCTCGCTCCTCGAACCCCTGAAATACAGTGATGATTGGCTGCACTGATTATATGCTCTGTCGGTCTGAAGGTGAAGCTACACAAGGGCACCATCAGGGGGCCCTTCGCCATGCGGGTGTTGAGGAAACACCTCCTGAGGAGCTCTGCGAGGCAGGAGCACATCCTGAGGGAGAAGCACAACCTCACAGACGCTCGCTGTCCGTTCATCGTCAGGTGGGTGGCTGTCGACCAATCCCTGCTCGTGTCAGAGGGGGGCCACGACCTCGTTGCGGCCTCGACGACACGAAATGACGGGACTCGATTAGTTTTTGTTATCATTCGAATGCACGATATGGGGTGCCTAACGGTGTGTCTGTTGTTGTGCTGCGCCAAGACTGCATTGTACCTTCAAAGAAGCtcggtgtgtgtacatgctgacAGAGGCCTGTCTGGGAGGAGAGCTATGGAGTCTGCTACGAGACAGGTACTCAAAATAGTTTCCGCGCTTCTGTTCCTGGAGCTGAAACGTAAAACGAATGTCAATGTTTTTCCTTCCTCTGGGAGATGATTGAttatatgcagatggactaccTTTGTCCCAGGGCCAAGCTAAGGACTGCACGTCTTCTTCTACGTTACAGAGAGATGTTCGACGACCCCGCCACCAGGTTTTACACGGCGTGTGTTGTCGAGGCGCTCGTCTTCCTGCACCGCCGAGGTGTCGTCTACCGAGACCTCAAGCCTGAGAACGTCATTCTGGACCAGCGCGGATATGTCAAACTGGTATGGATGTACAAGTGTATAAGAAAAAATCCACATATTATTTATGAAGCTGACTTCTACCCTCATCCCCCTTCTTTTCCTTCCTAGATGGGACTAGGATGTGCTAAGAGGCTAGGCTTCGGGAGGAAAACCTGGACCATGTGTGGCACACCTGGCTACCTGGCCCCTGAAGTCATTCTAAACCAGGGTCACAGCCTGTCAGCAGACCTCTGGTCTCTGGGGGTTTTCGTGTTTGAGCTGCTGAGTGGAAGGTGAGATTATTTTCAAGGAGCCTTTTAGTGATCCGGAACTTTCCTCCTGCTGTTTACTCCCATCTGCTTTTCAGTAGCCGTTGATGTCCTCTCTCTAATCTCACCCACTCCAGCCTTCCATTCTGTGGCCCTGACCACGTGAGGACATTCGCCGCCACCCTTCGGGGCATCGACCTGGTCGAGTTCCCCAAAACGATCGGCAGGAACGCGTCGAGCCTCATCAAGAAGCTTTGCAGGTGACACACCGAAAATGACCTGGGAATACCAGTGGCGAAAGTCTGCTAtcaactttggggggggggacaattacatgacattttctcaagagcattTCTTGAGGGGGACAGCAAAATGACAGCTGTAACTCATAGCACATTTAAAAAGCACCATCGTGTCCATTGTCAGCAAAGCGCTTTCATTGCGAATTATTAATATGATTGAAATTACatagttatgtttacagtgatttattggggggggacCAATCATATTTTTCCCTGGATGAGGGGGTTGTGTCACCCCCGGGATTTCCGCCTATGGAGAATACTGATTCACAACCACATCCAcatcagtcagagagagtgagatgcaGGGTGTTAGTTGTGTGTAGTCACGTTTCTCTGTCTGGCCTGGCTGCTCAGGAACAACCCCTCAGAGAGACTGGGAAACCAGAGGAATGGGGCCAAGGACATACAGAAGCACAAGTAAGATGAAAGCTTGGAACAAAAGCACAGGTATTGAGCCTTGATTCAATTAGCTGAAATGAACTACGCTGTTTTTCTTTAGATGGTTTGAAGGGTTTAACTGGGAAGGACTCAACCAAGGCACGTTGGCCGCACCCATCATACCCAAAGTAAGACATACTTGTATGTGGATTTGATTTGACAATCCACTATTCCTCAGACAGTGCAAATCACAAAACACACTGATACATTAATTACATTTCCTTGTATTTCCATTATTATTCTGTCTGAATAGAGAGCACGGACAGTGTTGCAGGATTTACCAACGCGTTTTATGTTGTCTTTCAGTCCAACAGTCATTTGGAAACCAGCAGAATGGATCCTGTTCCAGATAACCTTGAGGAGAATCCATCAGAAAGGGAGTCAGACTGGGACAAGGATTTCTGATGGGAAAGAACAATACGAACAGGGTTGAAAAACATTGGTGTGGAGCtttttgttcgtttttttcCACTGCAAACAGTAACAATGAGGGAATGAGAAATATGTTATTGTTCAGTTTCAAAGTTGTATCAGCATTTAAGTCACCAATTTAGAAAGATGTTGCCTGATAGTTAATCACACTATGTGCATtgtatgtgttttttccccAATTTATTTGTAGATttaataaatatattatatacattTAAGACAGTATTGTTGGATTTGATTTCAAATTTTTTAGTTGTTTACAGTTGTTTAACGTTTAATAACACCTTAATTAATAAACGATCAGCTACAACTTACTACTATGCCATTTCTCTAATCATCTACTTTAAACCAAGCTGACGTCAGTTAAAGGGCTGAGGCAAGGGCGGTGTAGCATCAGGCGACACCAGCTTTGGTGTATGCGGGTGGCGTCTAGCTTATTCTGACTCAAGTAGAGGAGAGAAGTTCTAAAGAACATCGGGTGACCGATATTTTATTCAGGTAAGCGTGGGAAAGACTTATGGCAAAGTTAATGTATTCTTAAACTGCACGTGAAAACGTGTATCTTCTCTTTTTTACGTATTTTAAATGTTGCCGTCTGTTTCCGATTACAAAATAGGATTTTGTTGCCGCTACTCTGCTACAAGGGAATGCAAGTAGCTCTTGATGCAGTAGTTGTAGCATTCTAGCTCCATTCAAGTTTCTGTACGCTGGTAAGTTAAGAGAGAACCATCCTAGAGGGATGCGGCAAGAAATGATCAACTTCTAAATCTAATGCATTACTGCTGTTCGGTAAAGATAATGGTTCTGACTGATGTTTTGTTAGTGCACATGTAAAAGCATTTTCTCCTTCAAGACTAGGACGTGAGCAGCATTATGTGGTTGCACCACATATGGGTGCACTATACATCCATCTCAGTAAGGATAATTGACACGTTCAAAATGTCCCTGCGCCCGTATTGTTTTTCACTCGGATCTTCACTCAAGCATCAGAAATCTAAATGTAGTGACTGCTTTGAGTTTGTTTTCACACAATCACGCTATTGTTTTTATATGTTTCTGTTAAAGCAACCCCTACATGTTTAACCGTCAGTACAACTACAGGAATACAATTGCAACGAAAGGCAAAGAAGACCAGATTGTTGAAGGCAGTGTTGTGCTAAGTCCTTCAGAGACCACTCAAATTCACCAAGCATAGCTACAATGTTTGTTTTAGAGTAGCCTGTTGATTTTCAGAAAAGTGTTTACAGATGTAAAGTTTTTTAACGGAATTCTAGACAGGTCCTTCAGTAATGGATACCATGAGAGTCCTTTGAGCAGTTATGAAAGACACCCTGTGTCCGGTGATTCTGACTGGAGATTTCTGCTACGGGACAGTTAATCTTCCCTGCTCATCAGCCAGCGTGACGCATGAAgcgtctctcctcttcccctccatcgCTGTTCCCTTTACCAAAAACCCtcattgtgactgtgtgtgtccctgttctTCACGCTTGGTTTGGGAATCACAGCCGGAAAACACGAAGTATTTCACTCAGTCCCCTGTTCTCGCGCTcacgtgtccccccccccccccccccccccccccccccccccagcacctctttccagacCCCTCACTATGACCGCATGGAAACGGGGACAATCGTCCTGGATATGGAACTATGAAACGTGGCCTACTTGTCCCCTCCTCACCACCTATAGTTTTCAGGGTCATAAAACAACCCCAAAACTTTTCTGCAGAGATTGTTTGTAACTCACATTATCATGTGCTTGTGCATAGTAAGACCATGAGTTTTGTTTTAAAGTAAAGTTCTTTTGATCATTTGAACCAGTAAGGTATGACAGCATCGTTTTTAGGAGGGTCTGGGAAGCTTTAATCATATTCTATTGTTCATTTCGGTAGCTGATGTTAGTCAATGCAGGTCTTCATTCTGCACACGGATAACTCAAATCTGGTTAATTAGGTGAAATAAATACGATTAACACACATTAAATGATTGTGTTATGCAACAGCAGTGTTGCACAACTAAGTTGCCCCAAAAATGCTAACAATAAACATGCAGGTAGAGAATCAACAGGTTTAGGCCCATGATCAAGTTGTGTGTTTGCAGCTGTTAAGTTCTATTGCTCCTGTATAAAGGTACCTCTGTATATGTGTGCTAGCAGAAGTGAATTGCACCGACATGTTAAATGCCTGAGGCTTTTGTGGAGTGTCTGCTTGTTCCCTTTGAACNNNNNNNNNNNNNNNNNNNNNNNNNNNNNNNNNNNNNNNNNNNNNNNNNNNNNNNNNNNNNNNNNNNNNNNNNNNNNNNNNNNNNNNNNNNNNNNNNNNNCTTTGGTTACTGACCGgtccaaaaaataaaatggccGACGTGAgtagaaataaaatacaaataagtgCGATAACAGATCGACATCTAGCTGCGGCTACCTGACCGGATAGCACGCGGCAGCACCAACTGATGCTGGAGCTCCAGTCGGGTGCGTGGCGAAGAGGATCGGCGTCTGGTGCGAAGACGACCTCCCAGGTTGGTCCGAGGTAAAGGTCACAGGGGGGGTGACGAGTATAGCCAGAGGGCTCACGGCTGTTTAATCACAGCCCTCGGTTTAACTACCGATAAACTACCGGCTCAAAACAGAACAGAAACGGAACAGAAATACagatgggggggaaggggggggggggcgaaataGGATGAAAATCAATCACATATAGGCAACGGGATGCACTTTTGCTAGGACTCTATGCTTTAAGGGCTGGGGGGGAAAAAGGAGTGAAAATGGTTCAAAGTGGAGGACAGGGATGTTTCTGGGCTCCTGCTGAAGGAAAGTCGACAAGGCAGCAGAGTTACGGCCTGGCCTGGCTGCAGACCAAGCCAGACTCTCTGGTGCAGACCTGCTGAAAGGCCACAGGCTGAAAAACCCACAAAAACAGTCCCGACCGCACTCGGCCCAGACTGCGCTGAGCTGCAGTCACTCCAAACGGCGGCTGTAAAACATGACGACCACACGTCCTGCCTGTCTGAAGGAATGCGTCGCTGGACGGAGAACCTTGAGGTCTCTAGAACGAGTTTCAAAGCAGGAGGGAGTCTTCCCAAGGCTCAGACGCAGGGCCTCTGCATATCCTGGGCCCTCCTCGCAGACGACTCGCATCGCCACGGAGGTTGTTCTGCCCCTCACAGGACTCGTGTCTCCCCGTGCGATGCCTCCCGGCTGCCGCACGGGGCCCCGCGCGTGTTTGTTTAGCTCGCGATCACCTGCAGCCACGATTTGAATCAAACGCTGAGGCGCACACGGCAAACCTAACAGGAGGAGAAGTTTTAAAGAGGGAGAAGGGCTTCTTGGCGGAGAAGGACAGGGGGGATGATCAGGGGAAAACCGAAGCCATTAAAACGAGCGATGACATTCTTGAGCGAGGCTCTTCGATTGTTCGAGTTATTTTAGATGCTAGTGACTCacagacgcccccccccccccccctccccaccctctgcaCCGCTGTGATGAGCAGCTAATAGACCAGCATGGTGAAGATGCTCTCAGAAGAAGACAAGGCCCCTTGGGAGGCGCTTTCTTTATAGTTCACAGGTTACGCAATACTGGCAGAGATGAAAAAGACACTTTCGCAAAACAACGGCGCCTTTTGGGGGGTTTTGGGGCCCGGTGTGTTTGAAGTGTGAGGCTGTATGCCTGGCAGGATGCTGAATGTGAGGCTTGTGTGTAGAACAGTGGCAGctagacagggggagagagaggaagagagaggaaaggagagagaggaagagagaggaaaggaggagagaggaagagagaggaaaggagagagaggaagagagaggaaaggagagagaggaagagagaggaaaggagagagaggaagagagggagagagaggggatagagagagagagaaataaataaaaggagagggagaggaagagataaaggagggagaaaatgagacagagagagggatagagataaaaggacagagagagagagacagacagagagagagatacagagagaaagacagagatagagagagagagagacagagagacagagagagagatacagagagagagaaagagtcaggAACCAGGAGAGAAGGCTGACCTTCTCCAGGTTGAAGGAGTCCATCCTGCGCATGGCCGTGTCCAGGGCTGTCATGGAGTCCAGGAAGGCCTGGTCCTGTTCACACAGAGGGTTACCCAGCAGGTCCCCCGAGATCTTCACTGCTGCCTTGGACatggctgaaacacacacacacacacacaagggtgtTATTAATATCCTGGTAAATATGGCCTGGGAAAGGAGTAAATGAAGAAAGGGCAGAGAAGGGTTGTTGTGTGTCGAGTGACTAAGTCAAAAGGAGATGTGAGGAAACCAAGAGAAAACAGAGTTTGACAAGTCAGTCAATCTATCATACAGTTGTGTGGCGTTTTTCCTCCTTTCTTATCAAGTCTTAAAGACATAATTATCTTCTTACCTGACACACCTAGAGGAGCAGTGTCATTCGTAAACAATTATGAAAAATGGCTTTAAAAGCTATCTGACAGTCAGACAGTTGAATAGGGAGCAGCATCCCCTTCCTGCTAGACCAGATGAATGATTGCTGGTGTTATTGGTAGTCTTGTTCTGCGTACTGCTCTAACATGCTGTGCAGGTCGACTGTTTAGTAAAGAGAGGACCTGTGCAACAGATGGAATCCATTAATTATAATGAGGGGCTGACAGCGCTGATGCTTTGATGAGAAGTCCATATTGCAGAGCACAAAGCAGAGGAAGTGAAGATGctcttcacccatccccccccctcccccctttccatctcccccctctccttcccccatctcctcccctccccccttcccatctcccccctctccttcccccatctcctcccctcccatctcccccctctcctcccctcccatctcccccctctccctctctgcccgtCTCCACCCGCataccccctctcctttcccccccccgccccctctcctccacctcctgtaGACGGGCTCTCTACCCAGGGCAAAGTCTGCTGCTCTTCCTAACACCCAGATCAAACTTGACAGATTCCCCCCCCAAATCAGCTTGTTTACGCaacaagggagtcagatggctgagcggtgagggagtcgggctagtaatcagaaggatgccggatcgattccccaccgtgccaaattacgttgtgtccttgggcaaggcacttcaccctacttgcctcggggggaatgtccctgtacttactgtaagtcgctctggataagagcgtctgctaaatgactaaatgtaacaagCAGTGTAGATTGAACGTGGAAGTATTGGGATGAATCAAGATGATCTAGGCAACGATCGCATGAGTCACAGCTCAAATGGAACGGTACAATCAACGACACACATCACGTCAACATGATCGATGTGGGACCCAGTCAAACTAAGTTGTCAGTTAAGGCTGGGTGGAATAGTTGCAATTGTGAAAGAAGCCTGCATAAGCCCCAGAGGACGATCCTGTCAGCCTGGAGGCGAGTAACACACCTATGTCGGCCTCCGTGCTCTTCTTCATGTCTTTATGAAGCTTCTTTGTCTGGTCCTCCAACCTGAGAGGTCAAAAGAAGGAAATGACACGATCGGAAACATGACGGTAAAGATGGGTAATGACACAGCACACACGCACGACGTCGCACACAAATCGACCCGTCACATTCTGACATTCTGTTGGCAGATTCCAGAGCAGACACCCATTCGGAGAGCACTCTTCCAGGGAAAAACGCTGTCACACCTGGATCCTGGCAGTCGTGACTAATCGGAGTGGGATTGTGAAAAagacaacggggggggggggggggggggggaactgggCCCCAGCCTGATCAAAACCCTTACATCTGTCCAGCTTCCCCTGACGGCCGTTCAGAGATATCTCCACCCTACCCCGCAGGCTGCATATAAACACACCCTACTACACAGAAACCCGCCTGTCAATGGGATTACACATTCCATATAAAATACACTATTACGCCATTTTGATTCATTTTTCTTTGCTAATTAAAAACAACTAGGATTTTTTTTCCTTGTTGTCGGCAACTCGATTTAGCCATAAAAGCATTCACGTCTTCAATCATACCTCTGCGTTCATACAAATTACGGGTGTTAAAAATGCCAATTACCAGACCATGGGGGCTGAAACGTGCGCTATTCATTACATCAATTAAGGCAAACGCGGGGCTGTTTAGCAGCTCCCGTGGGGACCGCCATCATATCAGCTCCTAGGGACTGACagtggttgtgtgcgtgtgcgtgtgggtgtgtgtgtgtgtgtgtgtgtgtgtgtgtgtgtgtggggatgtgtgtgtgtgtgtgtgtgtgggggtgtgtgtgtgtgggggtgcagTTCTCCCCGtccgtccctgtgtgtgtgtgaggcgagGCGAGACGAGGCAGGAGAGTGTGAGGTGCGAGGGGGAGCCTGTCTGGGAGGGCGCCAGGCGAGGCAGAGGTCCGTCTTGGCTAGGTGTTAATGGGGGCCCgctgcagcagctgctcctAGCTGGCCTCTGCAGGCTGCCCTCAGCAGTCAGACTCCTCGCCTCACCATCtgctgcgtgcgtgcgtgtgtgcgtatatgcccctgtgtgtttgtgtgtgtgtgtgcgtgtgtgaagaaAGAACCAGATCCTATCTCAGGTAGAATCGGTGTAAACAGGATTCATTCAGATCCTTATCCAGGAGAGCGCTGAGGTGTTTCTCCTGGC of the Hypomesus transpacificus isolate Combined female unplaced genomic scaffold, fHypTra1 scaffold_31, whole genome shotgun sequence genome contains:
- the prkg1l gene encoding cGMP-dependent protein kinase 1 is translated as MGTLRDLQFALQLKIEELRQRDTLIDELELELDTKDDLIRRLQGELDRFRATISPPGHSASRNSLCVSGYSEQSQRSKRKTIFSEPLNVDPKKFAAATQNTTCNITQGVRELIQKAFLENSLLRHLESGQILAMMDNMYPTTVDQGILVIQEGAKGNLAYVLEEGRMEVTKDAQKLLTNEAGQVFGEAALLYNCSYTYSLSALTNSKLWVIDRESFQRVMIQSSLSSLSRSMELLCSVSFLGSLPEDVLMKMADMLEEAHYTEGDYIIRQGTTGDTFYIISKGQVKVTEKKTASEMVELSTLSQGHWFGEKALRGDDVRTVNVVAAGDVTCLVIDRESFRQIIGGVVDDSNDGQESIESKVKTEEEDAVLSNATLSDFQVICNLGVGEIGHVDLLHKGTIRGPFAMRVLRKHLLRSSARQEHILREKHNLTDARCPFIVRLHCTFKEARCVYMLTEACLGGELWSLLRDREMFDDPATRFYTACVVEALVFLHRRGVVYRDLKPENVILDQRGYVKLMGLGCAKRLGFGRKTWTMCGTPGYLAPEVILNQGHSLSADLWSLGVFVFELLSGSLPFCGPDHVRTFAATLRGIDLVEFPKTIGRNASSLIKKLCRNNPSERLGNQRNGAKDIQKHKWFEGFNWEGLNQGTLAAPIIPKSNSHLETSRMDPVPDNLEENPSERESDWDKDF